A window of the Bradyrhizobium ottawaense genome harbors these coding sequences:
- the hisD gene encoding histidinol dehydrogenase, producing MPVRLDRNSADFDARFASFLAAKREVSADVERATRAIVDDVAARGDAALIEATRKFDRLEIAASGLRVTAAEIDAAVKACDAKTLDALKFAAARIEVFHRRQLPKDERFTDALGVELGWRWSAIDAVGLYVPGGTAAYPSSVLMNAVPANVAGVPRVVMVVPSPDGKLNPLVLAAAHLGGVSEIYRVGGAQAVAALAYGTATIAPVAKIVGPGNAYVAAAKRQVFGKVGIDMIAGPSEVLVIADETGNAGWIAADLLAQAEHDTSAQSILITDSAALAADVERAVESQLATLPRAEIARASWNDFGAIILVKMLDQAVELANAIAAEHLEIMTADAEALSAKVRNAGAIFLGPHTPEAIGDYVGGSNHVLPTARSARFSSGLGVLDFMKRTSILKCGPDQLRALGPTAMTLGKAEGLDAHSRSVGLRLNLS from the coding sequence ATGCCCGTTCGCCTCGACAGAAACAGCGCCGATTTTGACGCGCGGTTTGCGTCCTTTCTCGCCGCCAAGCGTGAAGTCTCCGCCGATGTCGAGCGGGCGACCCGCGCCATCGTCGACGACGTGGCGGCCCGCGGCGACGCCGCGTTGATCGAGGCGACGCGCAAGTTTGACCGGCTCGAGATCGCGGCCTCCGGCCTGCGCGTGACCGCGGCCGAGATTGACGCCGCGGTGAAGGCCTGTGACGCCAAAACCCTCGACGCGCTGAAATTCGCAGCAGCCCGGATCGAAGTGTTCCACCGCCGCCAGTTGCCGAAGGACGAGCGCTTCACTGATGCGCTCGGGGTCGAACTCGGCTGGCGCTGGAGCGCAATCGATGCGGTCGGCCTCTACGTGCCCGGCGGTACCGCCGCCTATCCGTCCTCGGTGCTGATGAACGCGGTGCCTGCCAATGTCGCCGGCGTGCCCCGCGTCGTGATGGTGGTGCCGTCGCCCGACGGCAAGCTCAATCCGCTGGTACTGGCTGCCGCTCACCTCGGCGGCGTCTCCGAGATCTACCGCGTCGGCGGCGCCCAGGCCGTCGCCGCGCTGGCCTATGGCACCGCGACGATTGCGCCGGTCGCAAAAATCGTCGGTCCCGGCAATGCCTATGTCGCTGCCGCCAAGCGGCAGGTGTTCGGCAAGGTCGGCATCGACATGATCGCCGGTCCCTCCGAAGTGCTCGTGATCGCTGATGAGACCGGCAATGCCGGCTGGATCGCGGCTGATCTGCTGGCGCAGGCCGAGCATGACACCAGCGCGCAGTCGATCCTGATCACCGACAGCGCGGCCCTCGCCGCCGATGTCGAGCGCGCGGTGGAATCGCAGCTCGCTACGCTGCCCCGCGCCGAGATCGCGCGGGCGTCGTGGAACGATTTCGGCGCCATCATTCTGGTGAAAATGCTCGACCAGGCGGTCGAGCTCGCCAACGCCATCGCCGCCGAGCATCTGGAAATCATGACCGCGGACGCGGAAGCGCTGTCGGCAAAAGTCCGCAACGCCGGCGCGATCTTCCTCGGGCCCCATACGCCGGAGGCGATCGGCGATTATGTCGGCGGCTCGAATCACGTGCTGCCGACGGCGCGTTCGGCCCGGTTCTCGTCGGGGCTCGGCGTGCTAGACTTCATGAAGCGCACCTCGATTCTCAAATGCGGGCCCGACCAGCTGCGCGCGCTGGGGCCCACCGCGATGACCTTGGGGAAGGCGGAAGGTCTCGACGCCCATTCACGCTCCGTCGGATTGCGTCTCAATTTGTCATGA
- a CDS encoding UPF0262 family protein, protein MTKPPPDEDAQNRIVAVTLDEESIGRSGPDIEHERAIAIYDLIEQNLFAPEGATDGPFTLHLAITGNRLAFDIRREDGTPVVAHLLSLTPFRRIVKDYFMICDSYYQAIRTATPDKIEAIDMGRRGIHDEGSRTLQERLKGKVRIDFETSRRLFTLICVLHWKGQDA, encoded by the coding sequence ATGACCAAACCGCCACCAGACGAGGACGCCCAGAACCGTATCGTCGCGGTGACGCTCGACGAGGAATCGATCGGTCGTTCCGGCCCCGATATCGAGCATGAGCGCGCGATCGCGATCTACGACCTGATCGAGCAGAATCTGTTCGCGCCGGAGGGGGCGACCGACGGGCCGTTCACCTTGCATCTGGCCATCACCGGCAACCGGCTGGCGTTCGACATCCGCCGCGAGGACGGCACGCCGGTAGTGGCGCATCTGTTGTCGCTGACGCCGTTCCGGCGGATCGTGAAGGACTACTTCATGATCTGCGACAGCTACTACCAGGCGATCCGCACCGCCACGCCCGACAAGATCGAGGCGATCGACATGGGCCGCCGCGGCATCCATGACGAAGGCTCGCGCACGCTGCAGGAACGGCTGAAGGGCAAGGTGCGGATCGATTTCGAAACCTCGCGGCGGCTGTTCACGCTGATCTGCGTTCTGCACTGGAAGGGGCAAGACGCATGA
- the yacG gene encoding DNA gyrase inhibitor YacG translates to MQNEDPKTGSKLKPCPECGKPASGATLPFCSPRCRDVDLNRWLSGSYVIPGKETDPEDAE, encoded by the coding sequence ATGCAGAATGAAGATCCCAAAACCGGCAGCAAACTGAAACCGTGCCCGGAATGCGGCAAGCCCGCGAGCGGCGCTACCCTGCCGTTTTGTTCCCCGCGCTGCCGCGACGTCGACCTCAACCGCTGGCTCTCCGGCTCCTACGTCATCCCCGGCAAGGAGACCGACCCGGAAGACGCCGAATAA
- a CDS encoding CHAD domain-containing protein: MTQAGRARASGRRKAVAAAGLDCATAFSKMAQDCVAGVKAHHGSACAGDAEAVHRIRVAITRLRAAVSFFAPIAVDAEWLRLKREIAWLNVSLGAARDSDVMVAYARRRRYQAWAGRAIGADLDRRRTQDHRRLVSCLRSARARRLIEALAVWTRQGPWLARWEAVARRGDAEPLQAYCGRELNRWRERLIRQGRHLSSLGAARRHRLRIRAKRFRYMLEALTDIVAMRRRAEVRPMHDAAKRLQRTLGDLRDLRRFAGLSPSADKRDKRRPPGYRRQREKLGNAAAQAWRDLKQAGAC, from the coding sequence ATGACGCAGGCCGGCCGAGCCAGAGCCTCCGGCCGTCGCAAGGCCGTCGCGGCGGCCGGCCTCGATTGTGCGACTGCCTTTAGCAAGATGGCGCAGGATTGCGTTGCCGGCGTCAAGGCGCATCACGGCAGCGCGTGTGCCGGCGATGCCGAGGCGGTGCATCGGATCCGCGTCGCCATCACCCGGTTGCGCGCCGCGGTGTCGTTCTTCGCGCCGATTGCGGTCGACGCGGAATGGCTCCGCCTGAAGCGGGAAATCGCCTGGCTCAACGTCTCGCTCGGCGCCGCGCGCGACAGCGATGTGATGGTGGCGTATGCACGCCGCAGGCGCTATCAGGCCTGGGCCGGCCGCGCGATCGGCGCGGATCTCGATCGGCGACGGACGCAGGATCACCGGCGGCTGGTGAGCTGCCTGCGCTCGGCCCGCGCCCGGCGCCTGATCGAGGCGCTGGCGGTCTGGACCCGACAGGGGCCATGGCTGGCGCGCTGGGAAGCGGTCGCCCGCCGCGGCGACGCTGAGCCGCTGCAAGCCTATTGCGGGCGCGAACTCAATCGCTGGCGCGAGCGGTTGATTCGCCAGGGGCGGCATCTTTCGAGCTTGGGCGCCGCGCGCCGTCACCGCCTTCGGATCAGGGCCAAGCGCTTCCGCTACATGCTGGAAGCATTGACGGATATCGTTGCGATGCGCCGCCGCGCCGAGGTTCGTCCCATGCACGATGCGGCAAAACGGCTGCAGCGCACGTTGGGCGATCTGCGCGACCTCAGGCGTTTTGCTGGGCTGTCGCCATCGGCAGACAAGCGGGACAAGCGCCGCCCGCCGGGCTATCGCCGCCAACGGGAAAAGCTCGGAAACGCCGCGGCCCAGGCCTGGCGCGACCTGAAGCAGGCGGGCGCGTGCTGA
- a CDS encoding Maf-like protein: MLGRPKLVLASGSPRRLSLLNQAGIEPDALRPADVDETPKRGELPRACANRLARAKADAALKSIQLDDELRGSFILAADTVVAVGRRILPKANLVDEASQCLRLLSGRNHRVYTAVCLVTPKEAFRQRLIETRVRFKRLSEDDIQAYIGSGEWRGKAGGYAVQGIAGSFVVKMVGSYSNIVGLPLYESITLLGGEGFPIRFGWLNAS, encoded by the coding sequence ATGCTTGGCCGTCCCAAACTCGTTCTCGCTTCCGGTTCGCCGCGACGGCTGAGCCTGCTCAACCAGGCCGGCATCGAGCCCGACGCGCTGCGTCCCGCCGACGTCGATGAGACCCCGAAGCGGGGCGAACTGCCGCGCGCCTGTGCCAACCGTTTGGCGCGCGCCAAGGCGGACGCCGCGCTGAAATCCATCCAGCTTGATGACGAACTGCGCGGCTCCTTCATTCTCGCGGCCGATACCGTGGTCGCGGTCGGCCGCCGCATCCTGCCGAAGGCCAATCTGGTCGACGAGGCCTCGCAGTGCCTGCGGCTGCTGTCGGGGCGCAACCACCGCGTCTACACCGCGGTGTGCCTGGTGACGCCGAAGGAGGCGTTTCGCCAGCGCCTCATTGAGACCCGCGTGCGCTTCAAGCGGCTCAGCGAGGACGACATCCAGGCCTATATCGGCTCCGGCGAATGGCGCGGCAAAGCCGGCGGCTACGCCGTGCAGGGCATCGCCGGATCGTTCGTGGTCAAGATGGTCGGCTCCTACAGCAACATCGTCGGTCTGCCGCTCTACGAATCGATCACGCTGCTCGGCGGCGAGGGTTTTCCGATCCGCTTCGGCTGGTTGAATGCCAGCTGA
- a CDS encoding aldehyde dehydrogenase family protein: MRNIDKLYINGAFVTPHGDARADLFNPATEEKIGEVRLGDETDARSAIAAARRAFPAMARTTPAERAAMLRQLRDTVTVHADAMFAAMTEEYGAPHYFTSFSVAHAASIFDDMAKTVESYAFRRRIGQAAVTMEPLGVAAAITPWNSNMGFIASKLATAIAAGSTIVIKPSEMSAIQTQVFTEALHEAGLPAGVFNIVNGYGDVVGAELSRHPDVAKISFTGSTATGRAILTAAAETFKRVTLELGGKGPQLILDDADLDQAIPVVAMTGLANSGQACIAGTRVLVPERRLGEVLERLKTFAETLKVGNALDPEVSVGPMVSRKQWDRVQSYIRLGLDEGATLLTGGEGLPEGLERGWFVRPTIFTDVNNQMRIAREEIFGPVLCVIPYRDEAEAIAIANDTVYGLQSYVLSADQARARRVAAELQAGRVVINGAPHEPLAPFGGFKQSGIGREYGAFGLDAFLEPKAVLGPAE, from the coding sequence ATGCGCAACATCGACAAGCTCTACATCAATGGCGCCTTCGTCACGCCGCACGGCGATGCGCGCGCCGATCTGTTCAATCCGGCCACCGAGGAGAAGATCGGCGAGGTGCGCCTTGGCGACGAGACCGATGCGAGGAGCGCCATCGCCGCTGCGCGCCGCGCCTTTCCGGCGATGGCCCGGACAACGCCCGCGGAGCGCGCAGCGATGCTGCGGCAGCTGCGCGACACCGTCACCGTCCATGCCGATGCGATGTTCGCGGCGATGACCGAGGAATATGGCGCCCCGCACTATTTTACGTCCTTTTCCGTGGCCCATGCCGCCTCGATCTTCGACGACATGGCGAAGACGGTCGAGAGCTACGCATTCCGGCGCCGGATCGGCCAGGCCGCGGTGACGATGGAGCCGTTGGGCGTGGCTGCGGCGATCACGCCGTGGAACAGCAATATGGGCTTCATCGCCTCCAAGCTCGCAACGGCGATCGCGGCGGGCTCGACCATCGTCATCAAGCCCTCGGAAATGAGCGCGATCCAAACTCAGGTGTTTACCGAAGCGCTGCACGAGGCCGGTCTTCCGGCGGGCGTGTTCAACATCGTCAACGGCTATGGCGACGTGGTGGGCGCCGAGCTAAGCCGCCATCCTGACGTCGCCAAGATCAGCTTCACCGGCTCGACCGCCACCGGCCGCGCGATCCTCACGGCAGCAGCCGAGACCTTCAAGCGCGTGACGCTCGAACTGGGCGGCAAAGGTCCACAGCTCATTCTCGACGACGCCGACCTCGATCAGGCCATACCGGTGGTCGCCATGACCGGTCTTGCGAACAGCGGCCAGGCCTGCATCGCCGGCACGCGTGTCCTGGTGCCCGAGCGCCGGCTCGGCGAGGTGCTGGAGCGGCTCAAGACCTTTGCCGAGACGCTCAAGGTCGGCAACGCGCTCGATCCTGAAGTGTCTGTCGGACCGATGGTCAGCCGGAAGCAGTGGGATCGCGTCCAGTCCTACATCCGCTTGGGGCTCGACGAAGGCGCGACGCTTCTGACCGGCGGCGAGGGCCTGCCTGAGGGGCTTGAGCGTGGCTGGTTCGTTCGACCCACGATCTTCACGGACGTGAATAACCAGATGCGCATCGCTCGCGAGGAAATCTTCGGTCCGGTGCTGTGCGTAATTCCCTATCGCGACGAGGCCGAGGCGATCGCCATCGCGAACGACACGGTCTACGGCCTCCAGTCCTACGTCCTGTCCGCGGACCAGGCGCGCGCCCGCCGTGTCGCTGCCGAGCTGCAGGCCGGACGTGTCGTCATCAACGGGGCGCCGCATGAGCCCCTTGCTCCGTTCGGCGGGTTCAAGCAGTCGGGCATCGGGCGTGAATATGGCGCCTTCGGCCTCGACGCCTTCCTCGAGCCCAAGGCTGTCCTGGGGCCCGCCGAGTGA
- a CDS encoding LysR family transcriptional regulator, which produces MSRTSLIELEAAAAVARRGGFRAAARELGMSSSALSQAVATLEERMGVRLFNRTTRSVVLTAAGEQFLAEITPALAAIGGAIEHAGALEAQPSGTLRLNMALGAARMLLEPLLLQYLRRYPAMALDVVTEGALVDVIGQGFDAGFRLAEAVPPDMIAIPVAPATRMVVVGSQAYFAGRSRPSTPFDLRQHRCIRARMASGRIYHWEFERHGETLSVDVPGALILDESGLMLQAALAGAGLAYLAEAAVAEHLASGRLIQVLDDWTPPFAGLCLYYSGRRHVPAKLRALIDLIREQATFRAP; this is translated from the coding sequence ATGAGCCGGACAAGCCTCATCGAATTGGAAGCCGCTGCCGCCGTTGCCCGTCGTGGCGGGTTTCGGGCTGCGGCGCGCGAATTGGGCATGTCTTCCTCCGCGTTGAGCCAGGCGGTGGCGACGCTTGAGGAACGGATGGGAGTGCGCCTCTTCAACCGCACGACCCGAAGCGTCGTCCTCACCGCCGCAGGCGAGCAATTCCTGGCCGAGATCACGCCGGCGCTCGCGGCGATCGGCGGCGCGATCGAGCATGCCGGCGCGCTTGAGGCACAGCCCAGCGGCACGCTCAGGCTCAACATGGCGCTTGGCGCTGCGCGCATGCTGCTGGAGCCGCTGCTGCTCCAATACCTGCGCCGCTACCCGGCGATGGCGTTGGATGTCGTCACGGAAGGAGCGCTGGTGGATGTCATCGGTCAGGGCTTCGACGCCGGCTTTCGCCTGGCCGAGGCGGTGCCACCGGACATGATCGCCATCCCCGTTGCACCCGCCACCCGGATGGTCGTCGTCGGATCACAAGCCTATTTCGCCGGAAGGTCGAGGCCATCGACGCCGTTCGATTTGCGTCAGCACCGATGCATTCGAGCGCGCATGGCCAGCGGACGTATCTATCATTGGGAGTTCGAGCGCCACGGCGAAACCTTGTCAGTTGACGTGCCGGGCGCACTGATCCTCGACGAGAGCGGGCTGATGCTGCAGGCGGCATTGGCTGGCGCAGGGCTTGCCTATCTCGCGGAGGCGGCGGTCGCCGAGCATCTGGCCTCCGGACGGCTCATTCAGGTGCTCGATGACTGGACGCCACCTTTTGCCGGTCTCTGTCTCTATTATTCGGGACGGCGCCATGTCCCCGCCAAGTTGCGCGCGCTCATCGATCTGATCCGCGAACAAGCGACGTTCCGCGCACCCTGA
- a CDS encoding low molecular weight phosphatase family protein, translated as MVAPPSARTPQAVLFACGFNSVRSPMAESLLRQMFPHALYVKSAGVRRGELDPFAVAVMAELGQDISGHKPMTFAELEDWEGLNFDLIITLSPEAHHKALELTHTLAADVEYWPTPDPTTMEGSREQKLGAYREVCDGLMMRIRRRFSRTGAANE; from the coding sequence ATGGTGGCGCCGCCGAGCGCGCGCACGCCGCAAGCCGTATTGTTCGCATGCGGCTTCAACAGCGTGCGTTCGCCGATGGCCGAGAGCCTGCTGCGGCAGATGTTTCCCCACGCGCTCTATGTCAAATCCGCCGGCGTGCGGAGGGGCGAGCTCGATCCGTTCGCGGTCGCCGTGATGGCGGAACTCGGCCAGGATATTTCCGGCCACAAGCCGATGACCTTCGCGGAGCTCGAGGACTGGGAGGGGCTCAATTTCGACCTCATCATCACGCTCTCGCCCGAAGCCCATCACAAGGCGCTGGAGCTGACGCACACGCTGGCGGCCGATGTCGAATACTGGCCGACGCCGGACCCGACCACGATGGAAGGCAGCCGCGAGCAGAAACTCGGGGCCTATCGCGAGGTCTGCGACGGGCTGATGATGCGGATCCGGCGGCGGTTTTCCAGGACCGGCGCCGCGAACGAGTAG
- a CDS encoding UBP-type zinc finger domain-containing protein, whose translation MTSKGCTHIAGIRDVTPSALGCEECLKIGSPWLHLRICRTCGHVGCCDDSPNKHATAHFHATGHPVIEGYDPPEGWGWCYVDEVVLDLSKRKTPHNGPIPRYY comes from the coding sequence ATGACGTCCAAAGGCTGCACGCATATCGCCGGCATCCGGGACGTCACGCCGAGCGCGCTCGGCTGCGAAGAGTGTCTGAAAATCGGAAGCCCGTGGCTGCATTTGCGGATCTGCCGCACCTGCGGCCACGTCGGCTGCTGCGACGATTCCCCCAACAAGCACGCGACCGCGCATTTCCATGCCACCGGCCATCCCGTGATCGAAGGCTACGATCCGCCGGAAGGCTGGGGCTGGTGCTATGTCGACGAAGTGGTGCTCGACCTGTCGAAGCGAAAGACGCCGCACAATGGTCCGATCCCGCGCTACTATTAA
- a CDS encoding NAD(P)H-binding protein, which translates to MKVILFGATGMVGQGVLRECLVDAGVERVLVVGRSPTGLQNAKLTEVLHADFTNFSAIESELTGYDACFFCLGVSSVGMDPERYRHLTYDLTMAAATTLVRLNPNMVFTYVTGRSTDSTEQGPVRWARVKGKTENDLLKLPFKAAYMFRPAGIQPLHGVRSKTGWVNAIYVVAAPLLSYLARTRPQFMTTSEKLGRAMISVARNGYPKPILESEDINGF; encoded by the coding sequence ATGAAAGTGATCTTGTTCGGCGCCACCGGTATGGTCGGGCAGGGCGTGCTGCGCGAATGCCTGGTCGATGCCGGCGTCGAGCGCGTGCTGGTGGTCGGGCGCAGCCCGACCGGATTGCAGAATGCCAAGCTAACAGAAGTCCTGCACGCCGATTTCACGAATTTTTCCGCGATCGAATCCGAGCTCACCGGATACGACGCCTGCTTCTTCTGTCTCGGCGTTTCCTCTGTCGGCATGGATCCCGAGCGCTACCGGCATCTGACCTATGACCTCACCATGGCGGCGGCAACGACCCTGGTGCGGCTCAACCCGAACATGGTGTTCACCTACGTCACCGGCCGCAGCACCGATTCTACAGAGCAAGGCCCGGTGCGCTGGGCGCGCGTCAAGGGCAAGACCGAAAACGATCTGCTCAAGCTGCCGTTCAAGGCGGCCTACATGTTCCGCCCCGCCGGCATCCAGCCGCTGCACGGCGTGCGGTCGAAAACGGGATGGGTCAACGCGATCTATGTCGTGGCCGCGCCGCTGTTGTCGTATCTGGCGCGCACGCGGCCGCAGTTCATGACCACGAGCGAAAAGCTCGGCCGCGCCATGATCAGCGTGGCGCGCAACGGCTATCCGAAGCCGATCCTGGAGAGCGAGGACATCAACGGGTTTTAG
- a CDS encoding alpha/beta fold hydrolase, whose amino-acid sequence MPTITTKDGVEIFYKDWGKGQPIVFSHGWPLSADDWDTQMLFFLNNGFRVIAHDRRGHGRSTQTGDGHDMDHYADDLAALTAHLDLKGAVHVGHSTGGGEVVHYIARHGESRVAKAAIISAVPPLMVKTAANPGGLPKDVFDGLQAALAANRSIFYRELPSGPFYGYNRPGAKPSEAVIQNWWRQGMMGGAKAHYDGIVAFSQTDFTEDLKKINVPVLVMHGDDDQIVPYADSGPLSAKLLKNGTLKTYKGFPHGMPTTEAATINADLLAFIRS is encoded by the coding sequence ATGCCTACCATCACCACCAAAGACGGCGTCGAGATCTTCTACAAGGACTGGGGCAAGGGTCAGCCGATCGTGTTCAGCCACGGCTGGCCGCTGTCGGCAGACGACTGGGACACGCAGATGCTGTTCTTCCTGAACAACGGCTTTCGCGTCATCGCCCATGACCGCCGCGGCCACGGCCGCTCGACCCAGACCGGCGACGGCCACGACATGGATCACTACGCCGACGATCTGGCGGCGCTGACCGCGCATCTCGATCTCAAGGGTGCGGTTCACGTCGGGCATTCCACCGGCGGCGGCGAGGTGGTGCATTACATTGCCCGCCACGGCGAGAGCCGCGTCGCGAAGGCTGCCATCATCTCGGCGGTGCCGCCGCTGATGGTGAAGACGGCGGCCAATCCCGGCGGTCTGCCCAAGGACGTGTTTGACGGGCTGCAAGCGGCGCTTGCCGCCAATCGCTCGATCTTCTATCGCGAGCTGCCGTCCGGGCCGTTCTATGGCTACAACCGGCCCGGCGCCAAACCTTCCGAGGCCGTGATCCAGAACTGGTGGCGGCAGGGCATGATGGGCGGCGCGAAGGCGCATTACGACGGCATCGTCGCGTTCTCGCAGACCGACTTCACCGAGGATCTGAAGAAGATCAACGTGCCGGTGCTGGTCATGCATGGCGACGACGACCAGATCGTGCCCTATGCGGACTCAGGCCCGTTGTCGGCAAAACTTCTGAAGAACGGCACGCTGAAGACCTACAAGGGTTTTCCGCACGGCATGCCGACCACGGAAGCCGCGACCATCAACGCCGACCTGCTGGCGTTCATCCGATCATGA
- a CDS encoding EthD family reductase, with product MADLVVLYKTPTDPAAFDKYYVDTHIPLAKKLPGLRKYTVSKGPIATPGGPSPLYLIAVLTFDSMAAIGAAFASPEGKVTAADVPKFATGGVEMNFFETTEV from the coding sequence TTGGCCGACCTCGTTGTGCTCTACAAGACCCCGACCGATCCCGCCGCCTTCGACAAATATTATGTCGACACCCACATTCCGCTCGCCAAGAAGCTTCCGGGCCTGCGTAAATACACCGTCAGCAAGGGTCCGATTGCGACCCCGGGCGGGCCGTCGCCGCTGTACCTGATCGCAGTCCTGACTTTCGACAGCATGGCGGCGATTGGAGCTGCTTTCGCCAGCCCCGAAGGCAAGGTCACCGCGGCCGACGTGCCGAAATTCGCAACCGGCGGCGTCGAGATGAACTTCTTCGAAACCACCGAGGTGTGA
- the murA gene encoding UDP-N-acetylglucosamine 1-carboxyvinyltransferase: MDRIRIVGGSKLNGTIAISGAKNAALPLMIAGLLTEETLVLDNVPRLADVAQLQRILGNHGVDIMSAGKRPGDREYQGQTLHISAANIIDTTAPYDLVSRMRASFWVIAPLLARMHEAKVSLPGGCAIGTRPVDLLIMALEKLGAELVIDGGYVVAKAPGGLRGAAIDFPKVTVSGTHVALMAATLAKGTTVITNAACEPEIADVADCLNKMGARIEGAGTPRITIEGVAKLHGARHTVLPDRIEAGTYAMAVAMTGGEVQLAGARPELLQSALDVLTEAGAVISVNPEGIRVSRNGAGIRPVKVSTAPFPGFPTDLQAQLMALMACAGGASEITETIFENRFMHVQELARFGARIALDGETATIDGTAKLRGAPVMATDLRASVSLVIAGLAAEGETMVNRVYHLDRGFERLEEKLSACGASIQRISD; the protein is encoded by the coding sequence ATGGACCGCATTCGTATTGTCGGCGGCAGCAAGCTCAACGGCACCATTGCGATTTCGGGCGCGAAGAATGCGGCGCTGCCGCTGATGATCGCAGGCCTGTTGACGGAAGAGACGCTGGTTCTCGACAACGTGCCGCGGCTTGCCGACGTCGCCCAGTTGCAGCGCATTCTCGGCAATCACGGCGTCGACATCATGTCGGCCGGCAAGCGGCCCGGCGACCGCGAATATCAGGGCCAGACCCTGCATATTTCCGCGGCCAATATCATCGACACCACGGCGCCGTACGACCTGGTGTCGCGGATGCGCGCCAGTTTCTGGGTGATCGCGCCGCTACTGGCGCGGATGCACGAGGCGAAAGTGTCGCTGCCGGGCGGCTGCGCCATCGGCACGCGGCCCGTCGATCTCCTGATCATGGCGCTGGAAAAACTCGGCGCCGAGCTCGTCATCGACGGCGGCTATGTGGTCGCGAAAGCCCCCGGCGGCTTGCGCGGGGCGGCGATCGATTTCCCGAAGGTGACGGTCAGCGGCACCCACGTTGCGCTGATGGCGGCGACGCTCGCCAAGGGAACGACCGTCATCACCAACGCCGCCTGCGAGCCTGAGATTGCCGACGTCGCCGATTGCCTCAACAAGATGGGCGCACGGATCGAAGGCGCCGGCACGCCGCGGATCACGATCGAGGGCGTCGCAAAATTGCACGGCGCGCGGCACACCGTGCTGCCGGATCGGATCGAGGCCGGCACCTATGCGATGGCGGTCGCCATGACCGGCGGCGAGGTGCAACTCGCCGGCGCGCGACCCGAGCTGTTGCAGTCGGCGCTCGACGTGCTGACCGAGGCCGGCGCGGTGATCTCGGTCAATCCTGAAGGCATTCGTGTCAGCCGCAACGGCGCCGGCATCCGGCCCGTAAAAGTGTCAACCGCGCCGTTTCCGGGCTTTCCCACCGACCTGCAGGCGCAACTGATGGCGCTGATGGCCTGCGCCGGCGGCGCCTCGGAGATCACCGAGACGATCTTCGAGAATCGCTTCATGCATGTGCAGGAACTGGCGCGGTTCGGCGCCAGGATCGCGCTCGACGGCGAGACCGCGACCATCGACGGCACCGCAAAACTGCGCGGCGCGCCTGTGATGGCGACCGATCTGCGCGCCTCGGTGTCGCTGGTGATCGCCGGCCTTGCCGCCGAGGGCGAAACCATGGTCAACCGGGTCTATCACCTCGACCGCGGTTTTGAGCGGCTGGAGGAAAAACTGTCGGCCTGCGGCGCGTCGATCCAGCGCATCAGCGACTGA
- a CDS encoding DUF2948 family protein, whose amino-acid sequence MQAPEQLRLVALDADDLSVISAHVQDARVQASDIVWRQDEKRLVVGMSRLDWEQTLSGGTAPRRLIAALRFDRVLACKSRNIDLEAPDAVLELVGIEFHPTEPPGGSALLLFNHGGVLRLDIECLECELTDLGDDDLGTSDVDAESSGLGA is encoded by the coding sequence ATGCAGGCGCCGGAACAGCTCAGATTGGTTGCGCTCGACGCCGACGATCTCTCGGTGATCTCGGCCCATGTGCAGGACGCCCGCGTGCAGGCCTCCGACATCGTCTGGCGGCAGGACGAGAAACGCCTGGTGGTCGGCATGTCCAGGCTCGACTGGGAGCAGACCCTGTCGGGGGGAACCGCCCCGCGCCGGCTGATCGCCGCCCTTCGTTTCGACCGGGTGCTGGCCTGCAAGTCGCGCAACATCGACCTGGAGGCGCCGGACGCGGTGCTGGAACTGGTCGGGATCGAATTCCACCCCACTGAGCCCCCCGGCGGCAGCGCGCTTTTGCTGTTCAACCATGGCGGGGTGCTGCGGCTGGACATCGAATGCCTGGAATGCGAGCTGACCGACCTCGGCGACGACGACCTCGGCACCAGCGACGTGGACGCGGAATCGTCCGGGTTGGGGGCGTGA